GCTGTTGCGCCCTGGTGACAAGATGCTCATCGGCGGCCTCACGATACAACCTGTAAGTGAATAGGCGAAGAACAATATCGAGGACCAACGCGACAAGAGCGATACCGCCAAGCCATCCCCCATAAACAAACAGCATGACCGCCATACCGATCGCCATAAGCCCGTCCATAACCGATTGAACCATGCTTGTGGTGAGCGTTGACTGGATAGTGTTGAGTGAGCCAAAGCGTGAAACGATATCACCAACGTGGCGTTTCATGAAATAGTCTAGCGGAAGTTTACTGAGATGATCGAATAAACCAGCGTTCCATTCCATCCCAACTCGCGTGCTGAGTAATAGGACGGCCCACTGCCTCACCGAGCCGACAGCAAGTTGCAGAATAAGAAGGAACACCAAACCAATCGCTATCGTGTCGAGCAATTCATAATCGCTTGTGACGATAACCTCATCGATTACGATCTGTGAGACTATAGGCATAATGATAGCGATTGTTTCCAACCCGAGAGAAAGTAAGAACAACTGCGTCAAGGCACCTCGTAATCCGCCGATCCGTCGAAACAGATCGTTCAATCTCAACGTTTTGCGTTCGTCCTTGCGTTCAAATATTTCGCTCGGCGTAAGCTCAAGTGCAACGCCCGTAAACTCTTTGGAAACCTGATCTAAATTCCGCACCTTTCGTCCAGAAGCTGGATCATGAATAAGATACTTCCCTCTTTTGATATTCGTTAAAACAACGAAGTGGTTCAATCCCCAGTGGAGGATGCAAGGCAACTGAAGATTCTGTATTTCATCAAGTTCAAGTCTCACAGCTCTAGCAGAAAGCCCTGACCGGTCGGCGATTTGGACCATATCACGTAAAGTCATACCTTTTGTCGAAACTGCATATTTCCGGCGTAATGTTGCGAGATCAATCTGATGACCATAGTATCCGAGTATCATCGCCAGACATGCAAGACCGCACTCCGCCGCCTCCGTCTGCTGGACGATAGGAGGGCGTTTTTTCCAGCCCCACTCAGCAGCCTTAACTATCGTAATCAATGATACAAGCCGCCGCTGACGACAGAGATACTATCTCGCATCGAAATGACTGGATCAAAAATCCACTGATAAAGTGGACGCGTATCGATCGCGATATCTGCCTCTACAACCATGCCTGCTTCAAGCGGTTTAAGGCGTCCATATGCCTTGACGAATTGTTGCTCTGGTACGACGCGTAGCCTATAGACATCACCATGATTTGGATGTTGATCCTTTCTGACTTCATCAAGTGACGCAAACGCCTCATCATTCTTTTCCAGAAGAGTAACCGGGGCTCGAGTAATTTCAGAGACCTGTCCCCGATAAAGACCAAAACGCTGATAGGGGTAAGACGCATAACGTAGAAGAACTGGCTCCCCCTCATATAAAAATCCAATGGACGCGCTCGTCACATACAGATCAGCCTCTAGCTGTCTTCCGGTCGGCAACAGCGTCGCAAGAGGCGCTCCAGCGATAACCTGCTGTCCCACATTTACGCGGAGTGCCGTGACGATCCCGTCACTCATTGCGGTAACAATGTTCTTCTGGTGTCGAGCATTATCTGTGAGCCGCTCGTCAATAGCAGCAATTTTTTGATCAATCTCGCTAATATCATGCCGCAGCAGGTTGTCGTAACGGCTTAACCTCGAAAGGATATCGGCCATCTGAGCGTCTACCTGAGAAAAGTTACTCAGAAACTGAGCATGGCTGCTTAGAAGCTGCGCATAGGTATAAATCTGGCTTTGGAACTGTGTCTCGTTAACGAGGTGCTTCGCGGCAGCAGCGCGCAGGCGTGCCACAGCTCTCTCGACAACAGGCAAGATACGTTGATCCTGCTCGATTTGCCGGGAAATGTTGTCGTGTTGCTCATGCAAAAAGAAAAGCTGAGACGCAAATGCGCGCTTTTCCATCGGTGCCGCGTCCAATCGCAATTGACGTTGAGTTTCCAATTGGCCTCGCTGGCGTCGAAGGTCGTCAAAAATTTGTTTGTATGTCAAGCCAGACGCCGAGCGCTCTTCAAGATCAAGTATGAAGAGCTGGTCCCCTCTATGTACGCGCTGCCCCTCCTGCACCAATCGAGCGGAGAGTAGACCTGGCACCATAGAATTCACCGTAATGAGACCACTGGGAGGCTGCATGTAGCCAGTTGCATGCACGCGCCGTGTATAAAGTCCCAAACGCAAATAAAATATAAACGCAAGAACGAAGAACAACGAAAGCCATCCGACAATCCTTATGGGGATGGGAAACCCTACACGGACATTGCCCATCCATGTCAATCGACGAGCCTCGAACACTTCATTTCGAAAAAATGGGTCAGACATGCGTTTGCAGAACGCTTAGATAATCTTCAGCGCGGCATCATATTTTCGAACTGAGCGTCCCGCCAAGTGTGACCCTTAGCATCACCCGCAGGCCCCCACGGACCCCGCCCTGATGCACATGACGAGTCGCTTCCATTACATTCATATGGAGCTACCTCCGGTATGATATTTGAAGTTGCCGACGGATTTTCGTTGGAGCGGCAGGCCATTAGCGTTAATCCGATAGCGGTATAAGACAAAAGAACCCTCATGCTGAACCTCCTATTTGCCGCGTTCGATTAGTGAAAAACGGCCATTAGCCCCGTCTATCCATATGCTGGCGTAGTGCAATATCCTCGCTGTTAGAAAAATTTTCATCTGTTGTGCTTCTCCCTTAAGGACGGTGATCTTCATATGTCGCGTCGGAAGATTCCCGACCTTCAGGTTGTCATACATTGAGAAGGATGGTGTAACCTTGGGTGAAGAATACGTTAGGACTGAAATGTCTTGTGATTTGGCTAGTTCGTCCGGAGTAAAAGTGGGCTTGATGATGAGAATATCTGTCCCACCCGCTACATTCGCGCCGGTATCGAAGGTGGCGAGACTGACGGTTTTCCCGTCGGTCACGGGTATCTGAATATACGCTTCCGATCCCCCTAGCGTTGAAGACCAAAGAGAAATTTCCGAATTTTTTGGCGGGATAGTATTTAGTCTAATTCCACTCTCAGAAATGAGAAAATTTTTACTATTTCTGAAATATACCCACCCTAATATATTTACGGAGCGATCAGAGGTCGCAAAGTGCGGATTTCGCACAGACAAACCACCCACCCGAAGATTTAATTTCTGTACGTGATCCACGTCAGCGCGACGACCAAGTACATCAACAATATTGTATGATTTCGCAAATATCTCTGAGCCAGCCTCGGAACGTGCCATCCAATTTTTCGACGATGCACTATCAAAAAGGAAGTTAACAGTCGTTCCGTCTACTGTAGCATCTAGGTGAGGACCATGTTCATCTATGCTTGCCGGGTTTGACCACGGAATTTGATTTGTATCTGAAGGAGGCGGATTAATTTGGGCTGGTTTTGCTTGTTTTAGAAATTCGATTTCCTCTGACTGTGCGAATTTTATCGATTTGACTTTTGTTAGCTTTTCGATCGGTTTAGCCCACTTGAATTGCATCTCCGACTGAATTTTTGAAACCCCCTTGTAATCTCCTAAGAGGTTGTAATTTCCCTCCTTTATTAGAGAACAGAGCATGGCGATGGATTTAATCGCATTATCCGGCTCTATATCGAAACATCTAGAAATCTGATTGCTCGATCTTTCGAACATTCCTTGCGACCGATACCAGATCATCTTCAGAAAGTTTTTTTCGTCTTCTGATAATGACAGCCTTTTCAAGTTCCTTTCAATCAGGCTCATATCAGGTAGATTTATGGCTTGCTCGTATTTAGGTACCGTAAAAAACGATATAGAACTATTGTGTATTAGAACGTTTTTTAGATTTTCAATCTGCTTGTTCGTCAACGACAAGTCGCCCGCCATAGCCCACAAAGGCAAGAAAAATGAAAGCAGACAGAAAATCTTTACAAGTTTCATTATATTTTTCGTCGAAAGTGAACGAGGAGATGCTTGCTCAGGTTTTTGAACAAGCATCTTTTGGAAGTTAGTTTTTGGGGGCGTACGGACCTGGCACACCGCTCGCCGGATTCTGTGGCGCAGCTGGTTCGTACGGAGTCGAAGACGACGAAGTATTCGTGCCTCCCACTTGGCCAGACCAGCCGCCTTGGGTGGAGGATGACCCTGGTCCAATAGGCACTGTTACTTGCGCGCCTCCTGCAACACCGCCTCCGCCATTTCCGGTCACTCCTGCCGAGGCAGATATACCGCTTCCGCCATCCGTGTAAGTAAGTGTTCCGCCAACCTCCTCTTTCTCGCCACCAGAAATTCGACCGAAATCGGAGTGATTTATAATGCGCATAATTCGACTCTCCTATTTATGATTACACTAGTAAGGTGATTAACTTACTTTACATTAAGCGAATAGGAATGATAGTTATTATCCGCTTTACTACAAACGAGATCATGTCGACCTTCCAGGGGCGACAAATATTACGGTGGCATTTGTAACGAGAAAATGTCAAACGTTTTCTCGCGGACTGTCGGATTGGGGTACCTGGCTCTGGCGATCTGCGGTAAGCTTTCATGATGAGCAGCTTCATCCCGTCTACCCTATTTCGGCCGTATCTTCGGCCGCCGTATCTGAAGTCATAACTGTTGGCGGACGATGTGGCGCATTTTATCGTGGGGACGGTAGAGTAAGGTGCTGTTGAGGCATTTTCCGTGTCTGACTGGACTGGCAAGGAGCAGAATCATCTGCGTCTGATGCTGGCGCGTCTCATTTACGCCTATGCAAACGGCGTGTTCCTATCGCGTTGGTGTCAGCTGGAGGGTTCTAAAAATTCGTTGGCTCTGAACTGTTGGCCGCGATTCCATCCTTGGTGTGATGATGGGAGCATGGATGATGAAGTAGCCGGGTTTCTTTGATGTTGAATATCGTCTTGCTCGCCTGAGTGGGCTTGGTGATCAACTTGAAGTGAGTGGCCCCTAGATTTCTGGACGCCTCGGCTCCTAAAAGGGAGCTGTCACGTTAACTTTAGTGTGTTGAGTTACCCTCTGCCGTGAAGTTTTCAGGCTGTAAGCATGGTGTAGCATTGTTCCATTGGGCGAAGGCGCGGGCACGATGGATGTGACGGGCCAGGGCATTGTCGATGGAGTGGGGCGGGACGAAGAGGTTGCGGACGGCGGAGAAGACAGAAACGAAGTGCTGGCAGCCCCCGGGAGAGCGGAATGTCTGCATGATCCGTTCGCGTTTTCGCAATGGCAGATGACTGTTCTCCGCCCTGTTGTTCAGTCCTTTGTTAGACAGATGCCGGACCGTGAGCTTTAGTTTACGTCTGGCCGCGCCATAGGACCCCAGTTTGTCGGTGACCATGCGCCTGGGCCGGACACCCTGCTTTTTCAGCAGCCGCGTCAATAGTCGCCGGGCGGCTTTGGTGTTCCTGCGGCTCTGCAGGATCTCGTCAAGGACATCGCCATCCTGATCGACGGCGCGCCACAGCCGGTATGGCCTGCCGCCAATCACGATC
This window of the Kozakia baliensis genome carries:
- a CDS encoding HlyD family secretion protein, whose translation is MSDPFFRNEVFEARRLTWMGNVRVGFPIPIRIVGWLSLFFVLAFIFYLRLGLYTRRVHATGYMQPPSGLITVNSMVPGLLSARLVQEGQRVHRGDQLFILDLEERSASGLTYKQIFDDLRRQRGQLETQRQLRLDAAPMEKRAFASQLFFLHEQHDNISRQIEQDQRILPVVERAVARLRAAAAKHLVNETQFQSQIYTYAQLLSSHAQFLSNFSQVDAQMADILSRLSRYDNLLRHDISEIDQKIAAIDERLTDNARHQKNIVTAMSDGIVTALRVNVGQQVIAGAPLATLLPTGRQLEADLYVTSASIGFLYEGEPVLLRYASYPYQRFGLYRGQVSEITRAPVTLLEKNDEAFASLDEVRKDQHPNHGDVYRLRVVPEQQFVKAYGRLKPLEAGMVVEADIAIDTRPLYQWIFDPVISMRDSISVVSGGLYH
- a CDS encoding retropepsin-like aspartic protease, which translates into the protein MKLVKIFCLLSFFLPLWAMAGDLSLTNKQIENLKNVLIHNSSISFFTVPKYEQAINLPDMSLIERNLKRLSLSEDEKNFLKMIWYRSQGMFERSSNQISRCFDIEPDNAIKSIAMLCSLIKEGNYNLLGDYKGVSKIQSEMQFKWAKPIEKLTKVKSIKFAQSEEIEFLKQAKPAQINPPPSDTNQIPWSNPASIDEHGPHLDATVDGTTVNFLFDSASSKNWMARSEAGSEIFAKSYNIVDVLGRRADVDHVQKLNLRVGGLSVRNPHFATSDRSVNILGWVYFRNSKNFLISESGIRLNTIPPKNSEISLWSSTLGGSEAYIQIPVTDGKTVSLATFDTGANVAGGTDILIIKPTFTPDELAKSQDISVLTYSSPKVTPSFSMYDNLKVGNLPTRHMKITVLKGEAQQMKIFLTARILHYASIWIDGANGRFSLIERGK